A stretch of the Rosa rugosa chromosome 5, drRosRugo1.1, whole genome shotgun sequence genome encodes the following:
- the LOC133712621 gene encoding putative F-box protein PP2-B12, which produces MVGLERLPEECIAHVLSLTSPKDACRSALVSSAFGSAAQSQVVWERFLPSDHRDIISRSVSPVTFSSNKELYFRLCDSPIFLDDGNLSFAIDKLSGKKCLMLGARRLLIAWGDTPIYWEWISVPHSRFAEVAYLHSVCWLEIYGRLEMRSLSPNTAYAGYLVYMFSEEATNYAGTGQNYYETFPVKLSVKFFENDENLIEARDEDVAELLISTRMPAAAASSMNSSVEKRQRFPMERDDGWMEIEIGEFYSGQSDDDYCLVEMGVKEIESGSWKFGLVIHDIEIRPIQPKPN; this is translated from the exons ATGGTGGGATTAGAGAGATTACCAGAAGAGTGCATAGCCCATGTTCTTTCCCTAACCTCCCCTAAAGATGCTTGCCGATCAGCCTTGGTCTCCTCTGCGTTTGGATCCGCCGCTCAATCCCAAGTTGTTTGGGAGCGTTTTTTACCCTCAGACCACCGTGACATCATCTCCCGATCCGTTTCTCCTGTCACCTTTTCCTCTAACAAGGAACTCTACTTCCGTCTCTGCGATTCTCCCATCTTCCTCGACGATGGTAATCTg AGTTTTGCAATAGATAAATTGAGTGGCAAAAAATGTTTGATGCTGGGAGCCAGACGTTTACTCATAGCCTGGGGAGACACTCCAATTTACTGGGAGTGGATTTCTGTGCCTCACTCCAG ATTTGCCGAGGTGGCTTATCTGCACTCTGTTTGTTGGCTTGAGATTTATGGTAGATTGGAGATGCGATCCCTGTCTCCAAACACAGCTTATGCTGGATACTTGGTTTACATGTTCTCCGAAGAAGCCACTAATTACGCAGGAACTGGACAGAATTATTATGAAACTTTTCCGGTCAAGCTTTCAGTTAAGTTCTTTGAGAATGATGAAAATTTGATTGAAGCTCGTGACGAAGATGTTGCAGAGTTGTTGATATCAACAAGAATGCCTGCTGCTGCTGCATCATCTATGAATAGTAGTGTTGAAAAGCGACAACGCTTTCCGATGGAGAGAGACGATGGCTGGATGGAGATTGAGATAGGAGAGTTTTATTCTGGCCAAAGTGATGATGACTATTGCTTGGTGGAGATGGGTGTCAAGGAGATCGAATCAGGGAGTTGGAAGTTTGGGCTTGTTATCCATGACATAGAGATTCGGCCTATCCAACCGAAACCCAATTAA